One stretch of Arachis duranensis cultivar V14167 chromosome 1, aradu.V14167.gnm2.J7QH, whole genome shotgun sequence DNA includes these proteins:
- the LOC107478711 gene encoding RING-H2 finger protein ATL8: protein MTRMLRILQSATANNATTTTAIAAAVPPAEAASVESDFVVILAALLCALICVVGLIAVARCAWLRRVPVAGTGASPHQALANRGLKKKVLNSLPKFTYVDGDGAGAGNGADAGVRRKWTASSECSICLAEFAAGDEVRVLPQCGHGFHVACIDTWLGSHSSCPSCRAVLAVGRCQKCGQFPAVPNGATVVAIAGETELKSVVGNSNGNAGSNSRHASNDFLP from the coding sequence ATGACTCGCATGCTAAGAATCCTCCAATCCGCCACCGCCAACAACGCCACCACTACCACCGCCATAGCTGCTGCCGTGCCACCGGCCGAGGCAGCCTCAGTCGAGTCCGACTTCGTCGTCATCCTCGCTGCGCTGCTCTGCGCACTCATCTGCGTCGTCGGCCTCATCGCCGTCGCACGATGCGCCTGGCTCCGCCGCGTCCCCGTCGCAGGCACCGGAGCATCTCCACATCAGGCACTCGCCAACCGTGGACTCAAGAAGAAGGTACTCAACTCGTTACCAAAATTCACCTACGTCGACGGCGACGGCGCCGGTGCCGGTAACGGTGCTGACGCCGGCGTCCGGAGGAAGTGGACAGCCTCATCGGAATGCTCAATTTGTCTGGCGGAATTCGCCGCCGGCGACGAGGTCAGGGTGCTTCCGCAGTGTGGCCATGGCTTCCACGTGGCATGTATTGACACGTGGCTGGGATCACACTCCTCCTGCCCGTCCTGCCGCGCCGTCCTGGCCGTTGGGAGATGCCAAAAATGCGGCCAGTTTCCGGCCGTTCCAAACGGCGCTACCGTAGTAGCAATTGCCGGCGAAACAGAATTAAAATCTGTCGTCGGCAACAGCAATGGTAACGCCGGAAGTAATAGCCGGCATGCTAGCAATGATTTCTTGCCTTAA
- the LOC107477879 gene encoding uncharacterized protein LOC107477879 yields the protein MWIWLYLMSILGLLSVDSEDAFDSASEVNVHGWTINTKYYTADVSVWMAHLRDDFSVRNLPVFQQAAALVMVFDMNNPSSLTALQNWVSGTDIQNFEILLCIGNKVDLLPGHPVHAEYRRRLLKLEDSAIDPYSELPEYGISESEGTSLLGDEEPSWDIRRSCLEWCTEHNIEFIEACASNADFDNCLSIDGDLQGVERLYGALSAHMWPGMVLKSGDRISQPSFPTKEELSSEESDYEQEYEVLSAGSADPWDGIEQAWVSATSLDAGGLVPQNNTNTDCEYKNKIKSDKDVPPTTSSTGSEGEDNKNSSHNIMHSEDEDKCLELDDLEQLMSEIGNMRAGLRLMPDFQRRDMAAKLAMKMASLFGGESDEEET from the exons ATGTGGATTTGGTTGTATTTGATGTCAATTTTAGGGTTGCTCTCTGTTGATAGTGAAGATGCTTTTGATTCAGCTTCTGAAGTAAATGTACATGG ATGGACTATCAACACTAAGTACTATACTGCTGATGTTTCTGTGTGGATGGCTCATCTTCGTGATGATTTTTCTGTCCGGAACCTGCCCGTGTTTCAACAGGCAGCAGCACTGGTGATGGTTTTTGACATGAATAAT CCATCTTCTCTAACTGCTCTCCAAAATTGGGTTTCTGGCACTGATATTCAAAACTTTGAGATATTATTATGCATTGGAAACAAAGTGGACCTCCTTCCAGGTCATCCAGTTCATGCTGAATACAGAAGACGGTTACTGAAACTTGAAGACTCTGCTATTGATCCTTATTCGGAGCTCCCTGAGTATGGAATATCTGAATCTGAAGGAACTAGTTTACTGGGAGATGAAGAACCATCATGGGATATCAGAAGGTCCTGCTTGGAATGGTGCACCGAACACAATATTGAATTCATTGAGGCTTGTGCTTCTAATGCTGATTTTGACAACT GTTTGTCTATAGATGGTGATTTACAAGGAGTTGAACGTCTCTATGGTGCTCTTTCTGCTCATATGTGGCCTGGAATGGTATTGAAATCTGGTGATAGGATAAGTCAACCATCATTTCCTACAAAAGAGg AGTTATCATCAGAAGAATCTGATTATGAACAGGAATATGAAGTTCTGTCAGCTGGTTCAGCTGATCCTTGGGATGGAATTGAACAAGCATGGGTATCCGCGACTTCCTTGGATGCTGGGGGATTGGTTCCTCAAAACAATACAAATACAGATTGTGAAtacaagaacaaaattaaatcTGATAAAGATGTCCCGCCCACAACATCAAGTACTGGGTCTGAAGGCGAGGATAACAAGAACTCCTCACACAATATCATGCATTCTGAAGATGAGGATAAATGTCTTGAGTTAGACGATTTGGAACAGTTGATGTCCGAGATTGGGAACATGCGCGCAGGTTTAAGGTTGATGCCTGATTTCCAAAGGAGAGACATGGCTGCCAAGCTTGCTATGAAAATGGCTTCCTTATTTGGGGGTGAGAGTGATGAAGAGGAAACTTAG